The DNA sequence ACCGACCAAATAGTATGTCAATTAATGCATATACACCTGCAGACAAAGGACTGAGACTATCCCAGGTTTCCGTGTAGATCATAAATCCCCGATGCAACCGCTCCCCTATTAGCAGCCAGTTTAATTCAGGCTGTATCATTGGTAATCCATGTATAAGCAAGGGTAGTCTTATAACTACCAGAAAAAACCAGGCTACAAAAACAGAGCTAAACCCACCTGTAAGTAAAAAACGAAGCATATCTATAATATAATGTATTCACACCCTACCTATATATACAAGGTGTAATGAACACAGGAAAAATTCTTTAGTAAAAGATAATCGCAAAATTAAGAAGAGAATCACAATAAGATAGTTTTCCTAATTGCTATTTAACGGCAAAATCCATATTTATTGCAACTATTCAATAAATATGACTATTAAAACCGTCAATCCTTAACAGATTCATTATCTTTGCGACTATGGATAGTAAAAGACAACAGAAATTTTCCCGTTTAATCCAAAAGGAATTGGGAGAAATTTTTCAACGAGACAGTAAAAGTCTGTTTGGAAATGTATGGATTACCGTTACTCAGGTACGTGTAAGTCCTGACTTAAGTGTAGCAAAAGTATACCTTAGCTTTTTGATGACTGATAATAAAGAGCAAAGTCTGGCGGATGTTAACGAGAAAAACAAAGCGATTCGCCAAACTTTAGCAGCCAAGATACGTCATCAGGTTCGTATTATTCCTGAATTGATTTTTTATCTGGATGACACAGCTGAATATGCAGCCAAAATGGATGCGTTGATTTCAGGTCTTAATATTCCGGCAGCATCTAAAGATAAAGACGAGGAGGAATAATATTTTTTGTTTAAGGTCCACTATGCATCTCAATGGCTGAAATGAACTTATCCTATTTTATTGCGCGGCGTTATTTTCTATCCAAAAAGAAAACCAATTTCATCAACATCATATCCATTATCTCAATGATCGGAGTTGGAGTTGGCACAATGGCACTGGTAATTGTTCTGTCAGTATTCAATGGATTAGAGGACCTGTTTCGTAGTCTGCATGGCACATTTGACTCTGAAATTAATATCAAGCCAGCCTATGGCAAATCATTTACTGTTACACCACAGCTATTAGCAAAGATTCGGGCAGTAGAAGGAGTAGGTTTTATTGCAGAAATCATTGAAGATAATGTATTTCTATCCTATAGAAAGGGACATATGCCTGCACGAATGCGTGGGGTACCAGATCAGTTTATCCGGCAAAATGGGCTTGACCAAGCGATTATTGCAGGCAACGCCAGATTAAAATATAATGACAAATCTTATGCAATTGTAGGCAGTGGTGTACAATATATTCTGTCCATTGCACTTAAAGATGAAATGAATCCCATCCAGATATGGTATCCTGATAATTCGCGCAAAACCATAAATGTCAGTTCGCCAGAATCTATTCGCAAAAGTTCTATCCGTGCAGGTGGAGTTTTTGCACTGGAACAACGTTATGATAAAGATTATATATTTGTTCCACTCTCATTTGCAGCAGACTTACTGCAAATGGGAAACAAACGAAACTCTCTGGAAATCAGCCTTAAAGATGGAGAAGATGTAGATCAGATCAAAGCTCAGATCAAAAAGGTTCTGGGGGCAAACTATCTTGTACAAGACAGAGATGAGCAACATGCAAGTTTACTACAAGCTATTCGTATTGAAAAGCTATTTGTCTATATCACATTCTCTGTTATTCTGGCAGTAGCATCTTTTAATATATTCTTCTCTCTCACGATGCTTGCTATAGATAAACGAAAGGATGTAGCAGTACTATCAGCGATGGGAGCCGCGCCTCATTTTATCAGAAGAGTTTTTATGACAGAAGGAGCTATTATTGCTACAGTTGGTACACTGGCAGGACTGGGATCAGGTTTTCTGATATGCCTTGCACAACAAATGTTTGGGATCTTTAAGATGGGTATGGAAAGCGCAATTGTGGATGCTTATCCAGTAAAGATGCAATTGCCAGACTTTGTAGCAACAGGTATTACAATTGCTCTTATTACATTTGTTGCTTCATACTTCCCCGCAGTGAAAGCAGCTAAAGACATCGATATTCGTCTATAAGACAATCGTTTACTTATTATTGTGTATTAAAATCACAGGTATTACAGACTGAGTATTCAAAAAGATTCTATTTTTATGCTCTCAAACAGAGTATTTCTGTTTCAAAAACAGAATATAAACCAAGCGTAAAACAAGAATACAATGTCTACACATAGTGAGATCAAACGTATTACCACCCATATATTGCAGGAAATGAAGCTGCGGGGTGAGAAAATATCCATGCTGACAGCCTATGACTTTTCGATGGCACGTCTCGTAGATGGCGCAGGAATGGATATCATACTGGTTGGAGATTCTGCTTCCAATGTAATGGCAGGTCATGAAACAACCCTCCCAATCACACTTGATCAGATGATTTATCATGCCTCGTCTGTAGTACGTGCAGTCAGGCGGGCATTAGTAGTCGTAGATTTACCTTTTGGTTCCTATCAGGGTAATTCGTCAGAAGCACTCCGGTCTGCGATTCGGATTATGAAAGAATCGGGTGCCCATGCAGTAAAAATGGAAGGTGGCAGTGAAATAAAGGAATCTATCACTCGTGTATTAAGTGCAGGAGTACCTGTTATGGGACACTTAGGACTTACTCCTCAATCGATTTATAAGTTTGGAACCTATGCTGTCAGAGCCAGGGAGGAAGCAGAAGCACAAAAATTAATGGCAGATGCACAACTACTGGAAGACATTGGTTGTTTTGGAGTTGTATTGGAAAAAATCCCAGCAACTTTAGGCAAACAAGTAGCCGAATCTGTCAGAATACCAGTTATAGGTATTGGGGCAGGTCCTCATGTAGATGGACAGGTACTTGTATTGCATGATATGCTTGGAATTAACAAAGAGTTTAGTCCCAAGTTCCTTCGCCGTTATGCAGATCTATATACTTCTATTACGGATGCTGTGTCTCATTATGTGAGAGATATTAAGAATCGTGAATTTCCTAATGAGAAGGAAGGGTATTAAATTTCTACTGCTTTTCAATAAAATATAGTAAGACAAAGATATCTATCTGTCAATACGAGCCTGATTTGTAAAAGCTAATGATACTTTTTACAAATCAGGCTTTTATGTATAACTACTCTATAAATCTGTCCATACACTTCATTTACTCTTAAAAAATAGGACTACAATATGTATAAACTGGATAAAAATAATAGATTTGAATATATAATCTATTGTTCTATTCATTCAACTTTATACCTATGAATTCATATTCCTCTCGCCGTAACTTTATAAAAAAAGGTTCGTTTCTTCTAGCTGGAACTGCTGTTTCAAGACAGCTTTTTTTACAAAAAGAAAAGTTCCATATCCCTTTACAGCTGTACTCAGTGCGGGATGAAATGAAAAAAGATCCACTTGGCACTCTAAAACAATTGGCATCTATAGGTTATAAGGAGGTAGAACCAGCTGCTTACCTAGAACAATCCGTATATCAAAATCGAAAGATATATGGGTATTCATCCAAAGAGTTGCGTAAGATTCTCGATGATTTGGGATTAACTCAACCCAGCAGTCATGTTGTATTTCGATTAACAGATTGGCAAGTAACTAAAAAGGATGTGTCAGATGAATGGAAGGGAGTAATGGAAGACGCGAACATCTTAGGTCAGAAATATCTTATAAGCCCCTGGTTTGCCTATGACAAGACAAAATTAG is a window from the Xanthocytophaga agilis genome containing:
- the panB gene encoding 3-methyl-2-oxobutanoate hydroxymethyltransferase yields the protein MSTHSEIKRITTHILQEMKLRGEKISMLTAYDFSMARLVDGAGMDIILVGDSASNVMAGHETTLPITLDQMIYHASSVVRAVRRALVVVDLPFGSYQGNSSEALRSAIRIMKESGAHAVKMEGGSEIKESITRVLSAGVPVMGHLGLTPQSIYKFGTYAVRAREEAEAQKLMADAQLLEDIGCFGVVLEKIPATLGKQVAESVRIPVIGIGAGPHVDGQVLVLHDMLGINKEFSPKFLRRYADLYTSITDAVSHYVRDIKNREFPNEKEGY
- a CDS encoding ABC transporter permease — encoded protein: MNLSYFIARRYFLSKKKTNFINIISIISMIGVGVGTMALVIVLSVFNGLEDLFRSLHGTFDSEINIKPAYGKSFTVTPQLLAKIRAVEGVGFIAEIIEDNVFLSYRKGHMPARMRGVPDQFIRQNGLDQAIIAGNARLKYNDKSYAIVGSGVQYILSIALKDEMNPIQIWYPDNSRKTINVSSPESIRKSSIRAGGVFALEQRYDKDYIFVPLSFAADLLQMGNKRNSLEISLKDGEDVDQIKAQIKKVLGANYLVQDRDEQHASLLQAIRIEKLFVYITFSVILAVASFNIFFSLTMLAIDKRKDVAVLSAMGAAPHFIRRVFMTEGAIIATVGTLAGLGSGFLICLAQQMFGIFKMGMESAIVDAYPVKMQLPDFVATGITIALITFVASYFPAVKAAKDIDIRL
- the rbfA gene encoding 30S ribosome-binding factor RbfA, which produces MDSKRQQKFSRLIQKELGEIFQRDSKSLFGNVWITVTQVRVSPDLSVAKVYLSFLMTDNKEQSLADVNEKNKAIRQTLAAKIRHQVRIIPELIFYLDDTAEYAAKMDALISGLNIPAASKDKDEEE